The Candidatus Hydrogenedentota bacterium genome includes a window with the following:
- a CDS encoding polyprenyl synthetase family protein: MIGPAIAETSAPSGPLAPARIRARLLHQLRLELEPYSLRRQGAGNGVALPRQYWQKALGTPLRDFLGRGSKMFRAHMAEWAWSAAGGEGELCISIPLSVEALHAGSLIIDDIQDKASLRRGDVALHERYGLATALNAGNWLYFWPVRLLSEANFSPEQELAALRKLAETQHRCHLGQGLDVSLKVHDIHQQDMVGVVRSKTALKTGALMGLSAYLGAMGAGADSEAREAFARFGEGLGGILQMLDDAGSITSEDRSEKAREDLMQGTPTWPWVWAAERLEGAAYRELVNLSHDVQAGHVDFTFLRQRLRHVLPADLSVLLRGELDLALEAVRPAIVRPATVEAIHREFTRLEQSYA; the protein is encoded by the coding sequence ATGATTGGACCCGCCATCGCCGAAACGTCGGCCCCATCGGGGCCCCTGGCGCCCGCCCGTATCCGCGCACGTCTCCTGCATCAATTGCGACTTGAGCTGGAGCCCTATTCACTTCGACGTCAGGGCGCGGGAAACGGGGTGGCCCTGCCGCGCCAGTACTGGCAGAAAGCCCTGGGGACGCCTCTGCGCGATTTTCTCGGTCGGGGCTCGAAGATGTTTCGGGCCCACATGGCCGAGTGGGCCTGGTCCGCGGCCGGTGGCGAAGGGGAATTGTGCATTTCCATACCGCTGTCGGTGGAGGCGCTCCATGCGGGCTCGCTGATTATTGACGATATTCAAGACAAGGCCAGTCTGCGCCGGGGCGACGTGGCGCTTCACGAGCGCTATGGGCTCGCCACGGCGCTGAATGCCGGAAACTGGCTCTATTTCTGGCCGGTGCGACTGCTGTCGGAGGCCAATTTCTCGCCCGAGCAGGAACTGGCGGCCCTGAGGAAGCTGGCGGAAACCCAGCACCGCTGCCATCTGGGCCAGGGCCTGGACGTATCGCTCAAGGTTCACGATATCCACCAGCAGGACATGGTCGGTGTGGTCCGTTCAAAAACTGCGCTGAAGACAGGCGCCCTCATGGGCCTCTCCGCCTACCTCGGCGCCATGGGCGCGGGTGCGGATTCGGAAGCCCGGGAGGCCTTTGCTCGATTCGGTGAAGGCCTTGGCGGCATCCTGCAGATGCTTGACGACGCGGGATCCATCACGAGCGAGGACCGATCGGAGAAGGCCCGGGAGGACCTGATGCAAGGCACGCCGACCTGGCCCTGGGTCTGGGCTGCGGAGCGCCTGGAAGGGGCCGCGTACCGGGAACTCGTGAATCTGTCCCACGATGTTCAGGCGGGTCATGTCGATTTCACCTTTCTCCGCCAGCGCCTTCGCCATGTGCTGCCCGCGGATCTTTCCGTACTGTTGCGTGGTGAGCTGGACCTGGCGCTGGAGGCGGTCCGCCCCGCGATTGTCCGCCCGGCCACCGTGGAAGCCATCCACCGCGAGTTCACCCGCCTGGAGCAAAGCTATGCCTGA
- the trxA gene encoding thioredoxin, with amino-acid sequence MSNATELTEDNFKDTVAQGVTLVDFWAEWCGPCRMIAPALDELAVEFAGKATVGKVDVDSAANLAQEFSVSSIPTLLVMKDGAEVRRFIGVTSKTELSQALNAAIG; translated from the coding sequence ATGAGCAATGCCACGGAACTTACGGAAGATAATTTCAAAGACACGGTCGCCCAGGGCGTTACCCTGGTGGATTTCTGGGCCGAATGGTGCGGACCCTGCCGCATGATTGCCCCCGCGCTTGACGAGCTGGCCGTGGAGTTCGCCGGCAAGGCGACCGTTGGCAAGGTGGACGTGGACAGCGCCGCAAACCTCGCCCAGGAGTTCAGCGTCTCCAGCATCCCCACGCTTCTGGTGATGAAAGACGGTGCGGAAGTGCGTCGCTTCATCGGCGTGACGAGCAAGACCGAGCTCAGCCAGGCGCTCAACGCCGCGATTGGGTAA
- a CDS encoding glycosyltransferase family 9 protein, translating to MINGVPRILIIRLSAIGDVVRVLPALHALRNRYPNAQIDWVIEQKSYEIISGHPALDQIHVFDRGGNAPHSVGSFLELCRTIRANRYDWIIDFHGIFKTGLLTLASGAGLRYGFSRPRSQELSFLTTNRRVALPSKFMNRIEENLELCKVLEAKCHSLDVVIDIPEDVDDTIDAYFHKVFHGAKKVIALHAPVDRPEKQWPLEFYAELAEMIMSDGRYEVLLTWGPGQRATINQLIKLIHGKPHVAPETPDLKHYAALVDQCDLYCGGDTGPMHIASAMGTPVVAIFGGTHPSQHAPLRQPSKVLYAGPEIPVKSIDRANADELFRKITPEMVYDTCVELLHS from the coding sequence ATGATCAATGGCGTACCTCGTATTCTCATCATACGCTTGAGCGCCATTGGCGACGTGGTCCGCGTTCTGCCCGCCCTGCACGCCCTGCGCAACCGCTATCCCAACGCCCAGATCGACTGGGTGATCGAGCAGAAGTCCTACGAGATCATCTCCGGCCATCCAGCCCTCGACCAGATCCATGTTTTTGATCGCGGCGGCAACGCGCCACACAGCGTGGGCAGTTTCCTCGAACTGTGCAGGACCATCCGGGCCAATCGCTACGACTGGATCATCGATTTCCACGGCATTTTCAAGACGGGTCTGTTAACCCTGGCCTCCGGTGCCGGACTGCGCTACGGCTTCAGCCGTCCCCGGAGCCAGGAGCTCAGTTTCCTGACCACCAATCGTCGCGTGGCCCTGCCCTCAAAGTTCATGAACCGGATCGAAGAGAACCTCGAACTCTGCAAGGTCCTCGAAGCAAAATGCCACTCCCTGGACGTCGTTATCGACATCCCCGAGGATGTGGATGACACCATCGACGCCTATTTCCACAAGGTCTTCCACGGCGCCAAGAAGGTGATCGCGCTCCACGCTCCGGTGGACCGCCCGGAGAAGCAGTGGCCCCTGGAGTTCTACGCGGAACTGGCCGAGATGATCATGAGCGACGGTCGCTACGAGGTGCTGCTCACCTGGGGCCCCGGCCAGCGGGCTACGATTAATCAGCTCATCAAGCTTATCCACGGCAAACCCCATGTGGCCCCCGAGACCCCGGACCTGAAGCACTACGCCGCTCTGGTGGACCAGTGCGACCTCTATTGCGGCGGCGACACGGGACCCATGCACATCGCGTCGGCCATGGGCACCCCCGTAGTGGCGATCTTCGGCGGCACGCACCCCAGCCAGCACGCCCCCCTGCGCCAGCCCTCCAAGGTGCTCTATGCGGGCCCGGAGATTCCGGTGAA
- a CDS encoding phytoene desaturase yields MPEVLSPVNPPARHPGADHPPRPTAAVIGSGFGGLAAAIRLQAGGVQVTLFEGRDKPGGRAYVYEDQGFIFDGGPTVITAPQCLEELFEVAGRRMSDYVTLLPVHPFYRLQWDDGDTLDYTGDLDAMLAQINARNPKDAEGYQRFLEFTRKVFVKGYEELAHVPFLRFGDMVRVGPDLARLRADRSVYKTVARYVKDEHLREALSFHSLLVGGNPFETSAIYTLIHYLERKWGVFFPVGGTGALIRALVRLFEDLGGTMNLNAPVHEVTLEARESRPGHCLHWREGKTAPFDAVVSNADVHHTYARLYRSVPSALPMQRKLERSEWSMSLFVLYFGTDRPYDIAHHTVLFGPRYKGLLDDIFHGHQLPEDFSLYLHAPTVTDPSLAPEGCGTFYVLSPVPHLGNAKLDWESIAPVYADKILAYLERTMPDLRRHVVTKRWMTPADFQDTLHAYHGSAFSLAPTLRQSAWFRPHNRDPRIPGLYIAGSGTHPGAGVPGVVNSAKATAGLVLADLGVGAR; encoded by the coding sequence ATGCCTGAAGTACTCTCCCCGGTCAACCCCCCGGCCCGGCACCCAGGGGCCGATCATCCGCCCCGTCCCACGGCGGCCGTTATCGGCAGTGGTTTTGGCGGTCTGGCCGCCGCCATACGCCTGCAGGCGGGCGGCGTTCAGGTGACCCTTTTTGAGGGCCGCGACAAGCCAGGCGGGCGGGCCTATGTCTACGAGGATCAGGGCTTCATATTCGACGGGGGCCCGACGGTCATCACGGCGCCCCAGTGCCTGGAAGAACTCTTTGAAGTGGCCGGGCGAAGAATGTCGGACTATGTGACCCTGCTCCCGGTTCATCCTTTTTACCGCCTTCAGTGGGACGACGGTGATACGCTGGATTATACCGGGGATCTGGACGCCATGCTGGCCCAGATCAACGCCCGAAATCCGAAGGATGCCGAAGGCTACCAGCGCTTTCTCGAATTTACACGCAAGGTATTCGTCAAAGGCTATGAGGAACTGGCCCACGTGCCCTTTCTGCGTTTTGGCGACATGGTGCGGGTGGGACCGGACCTCGCGCGTCTGCGGGCGGATCGGAGTGTGTACAAGACGGTGGCGCGCTATGTGAAGGACGAGCACCTCCGCGAGGCCCTGAGCTTTCACTCGTTGCTGGTGGGGGGCAATCCCTTTGAGACCAGCGCCATCTACACCCTGATTCACTATCTGGAGCGCAAATGGGGCGTCTTCTTCCCCGTTGGCGGAACCGGGGCCCTGATCCGCGCGCTGGTGCGCCTCTTCGAAGACCTCGGCGGCACCATGAACCTCAACGCCCCGGTGCACGAGGTGACCCTGGAGGCGCGTGAATCGCGCCCCGGTCACTGCCTCCACTGGCGCGAGGGCAAAACCGCGCCCTTTGACGCCGTGGTTTCCAATGCCGACGTTCACCACACCTACGCGCGCCTCTATCGCTCTGTACCTTCCGCGCTTCCGATGCAACGCAAGCTGGAGCGCTCCGAGTGGTCCATGTCCCTCTTCGTGCTCTACTTCGGCACGGATCGCCCCTACGATATCGCACACCACACGGTCCTCTTCGGGCCGCGCTACAAAGGGCTGCTGGACGATATCTTTCATGGCCACCAGTTGCCCGAAGATTTCAGCCTGTACCTCCACGCGCCCACCGTCACCGATCCCAGCCTGGCGCCGGAGGGCTGCGGTACCTTTTACGTGCTTAGTCCCGTGCCCCATCTCGGGAATGCGAAGCTGGACTGGGAATCGATTGCACCGGTATATGCCGACAAGATTCTGGCCTATCTGGAGCGGACCATGCCCGACCTCCGACGGCACGTAGTGACAAAACGGTGGATGACGCCGGCGGACTTTCAGGACACACTTCACGCCTATCACGGCTCGGCCTTCTCCCTGGCGCCGACGCTGCGCCAGAGCGCCTGGTTTCGGCCGCACAATCGCGATCCGAGGATTCCCGGTCTGTACATTGCCGGATCGGGCACCCACCCCGGCGCGGGCGTTCCCGGTGTGGTGAACTCGGCCAAGGCCACGGCGGGGCTCGTGCTGGCCGACCTGGGTGTGGGGGCGCGCTGA
- a CDS encoding NAD(P)/FAD-dependent oxidoreductase, whose product MSEYDFVVVGAGHNALVCAGYLARAGCRVHVVERRPVVGGAVVTQEIVPGFKFDLGGSAHILINHTPIVRELGLEQYGLDYIDLDPLFFHPFPDGSQITVWRDIDKTCESIAAISERDAVAYGAFVKKWEPVAETFLDAFMNPPSLKQITQSLMVDTWARSENFRETCRDALLGYGALVRRSFSDPRVRALVGWMAAQSGPPPNEAVSGPLAMWHPLYHRSGMRRPRGGSGMLTQALAKMIEAHGGTITTGAPVRRILVEQGRTCGVECADGTVIRGRNVVSGAHIHTTLSMLDKDAIPSGFRKRVMKRRIGNGFGMVVRFAMNELPNYTALPTGPEGGEHHNALQFVCPSMDYLDASYADFERGEASKDPALVAMTFSRADPSLAPAGKHTLFLWGQYYPYDLASGESWDDIGNREADRMLDTLAAYAPNVKGAVIDRLVESPLYLERELGLLRGNVMHLEMSADQMFFQRPAFGAHQYRGPIPGLYLTGASTHPGGGIMGAAGRNASRVILEDWGRESF is encoded by the coding sequence ATGTCCGAATATGATTTCGTTGTCGTGGGCGCCGGCCACAATGCGCTGGTTTGCGCCGGCTATCTGGCCCGGGCCGGTTGCCGGGTACACGTGGTCGAGCGGCGTCCCGTCGTGGGGGGCGCCGTCGTGACGCAGGAAATTGTGCCTGGCTTCAAGTTTGACCTGGGGGGCTCGGCTCATATCCTTATCAACCACACGCCCATCGTTCGGGAACTGGGTCTGGAGCAATACGGTCTGGACTACATTGACCTGGACCCCCTGTTTTTTCATCCCTTTCCCGACGGCAGCCAGATTACGGTGTGGCGCGATATCGACAAGACTTGCGAAAGCATCGCGGCCATTTCAGAACGCGATGCCGTGGCGTACGGGGCCTTCGTGAAGAAGTGGGAGCCGGTAGCGGAGACCTTCCTGGACGCGTTCATGAACCCGCCGTCCCTGAAGCAGATTACCCAGTCGCTCATGGTGGACACCTGGGCCCGGAGCGAGAATTTCCGGGAAACCTGCCGCGATGCGCTCCTCGGCTATGGCGCCCTGGTGCGGCGCAGTTTCAGCGATCCCCGCGTGCGGGCCCTCGTCGGCTGGATGGCCGCCCAGTCAGGACCGCCGCCCAATGAAGCTGTTTCAGGCCCGCTGGCCATGTGGCATCCGCTGTACCATCGCAGCGGCATGCGCCGTCCCCGGGGCGGTTCGGGCATGCTCACCCAGGCCCTGGCGAAGATGATCGAGGCCCACGGCGGGACCATCACCACCGGCGCGCCGGTTAGGCGAATTCTGGTGGAGCAGGGCCGGACTTGTGGCGTGGAATGTGCCGACGGGACGGTGATCCGGGGCAGGAATGTAGTGTCTGGCGCCCACATACACACAACGCTGAGCATGCTGGACAAGGACGCTATTCCATCGGGATTCCGCAAGCGGGTGATGAAGCGGCGTATAGGAAATGGCTTTGGAATGGTGGTGCGTTTTGCCATGAACGAGCTGCCCAATTACACCGCCCTGCCCACGGGGCCGGAGGGTGGCGAGCATCACAACGCCCTCCAGTTTGTCTGCCCGAGCATGGACTATCTTGATGCATCCTACGCGGACTTCGAGCGGGGCGAGGCGTCGAAGGATCCCGCGCTGGTCGCCATGACCTTTTCGCGGGCCGATCCGTCCCTGGCGCCGGCGGGAAAGCACACGCTCTTTCTCTGGGGCCAGTACTATCCCTACGACTTGGCCAGTGGCGAAAGCTGGGACGACATTGGCAATCGCGAGGCGGACCGCATGCTCGATACTCTGGCGGCCTACGCGCCGAACGTCAAGGGGGCGGTGATTGACCGGCTGGTAGAATCGCCCCTCTATCTGGAGCGGGAACTGGGCCTGCTGCGAGGAAACGTGATGCATCTGGAGATGTCCGCGGACCAGATGTTCTTCCAGCGTCCGGCCTTCGGGGCGCACCAGTACAGAGGCCCCATTCCGGGGCTGTACCTCACGGGCGCCAGTACCCATCCCGGTGGCGGCATCATGGGCGCGGCGGGCCGAAACGCGAGTCGAGTGATCCTGGAGGATTGGGGACGCGAGTCATTCTGA
- the idi gene encoding isopentenyl-diphosphate Delta-isomerase, whose product MFGEVILVDSADKPLGRCEKLAAHQTGELHRAFSVFLFDGQGRWLLQRRHPDKYHSGGLWTNTCCSHPQPGQETMEAARIRLGQEMGIETPITPLFQFLYHARFDNGLIEHELDHVFVGRFEGIPEPDPAEVCEWRWIQGVDLMEEIAAHPEHFTVWFREAAGRVLKHVESAAA is encoded by the coding sequence ATGTTTGGTGAAGTTATTCTGGTCGACAGTGCGGACAAGCCGCTGGGCCGCTGTGAAAAGCTTGCGGCCCATCAGACGGGAGAATTGCACCGCGCCTTTTCGGTCTTCCTGTTCGACGGGCAGGGCCGGTGGCTGCTGCAACGGCGCCACCCAGACAAGTATCACTCTGGAGGCCTCTGGACGAATACGTGCTGCAGCCACCCGCAGCCTGGCCAGGAGACCATGGAAGCGGCCCGGATTCGCCTCGGCCAGGAAATGGGGATAGAAACGCCCATCACCCCGCTGTTTCAGTTTCTTTACCATGCCCGCTTCGACAATGGACTGATCGAGCACGAACTGGACCACGTATTCGTGGGGCGTTTCGAGGGCATACCTGAACCGGACCCGGCCGAGGTATGCGAATGGCGGTGGATTCAGGGTGTGGATTTGATGGAGGAGATAGCGGCTCACCCGGAGCACTTTACGGTGTGGTTTCGCGAAGCGGCGGGGCGTGTGCTGAAGCACGTGGAGTCTGCGGCGGCCTGA
- the crtY gene encoding lycopene beta-cyclase CrtY codes for MANPAVHTFNHLLVGGGLQNGLIAWLLLKRDPEARVALIEAGDCLGGNHTWSYHASDVPESHAWELRPLAQYSWDTYQVHFPRFIRELRLGYRSLHSSHLNRLLLHQFQRSSQARLILSTRATEVRSDRVVLETGEVLHGRSVIDARGPVLDDTPRAATGYQKFVGLELRLGAPGRARVPILMDACVPQEDGFRFFYVLPYGPDRVLIEDTRFSDNPDLDVAALEASVLAYAAERRYDVKSIIRKESGVLPMPWTARTDWPNAMPMVAGYGGGFIHPATGYSFPVALRVALHVANAAPGNPLGPAWADLLTGHQRQYRFAAFLNRLLFTAYEPQDRFHIFKRFYHQPEETIARFYRLSLERADMARMFTGRPPKGFSVKRMVKGALHR; via the coding sequence GTGGCGAATCCGGCGGTACATACCTTCAACCACCTGCTGGTCGGTGGCGGACTCCAGAACGGCCTGATTGCGTGGCTGCTTCTGAAGCGTGATCCCGAGGCCCGGGTGGCGCTGATTGAGGCGGGGGACTGCCTCGGCGGCAATCACACCTGGTCCTACCATGCGTCCGACGTGCCCGAGTCCCACGCGTGGGAGCTGAGGCCCCTGGCGCAATATAGCTGGGATACGTATCAGGTGCACTTTCCGCGTTTCATTCGGGAGCTACGCCTGGGCTACCGCTCGCTGCATTCCAGCCACCTGAATCGACTCCTCCTCCACCAGTTCCAGCGGTCGTCCCAGGCTCGTCTGATTCTTTCCACCCGCGCCACGGAAGTCCGTAGTGACCGTGTGGTGCTGGAAACCGGGGAAGTGCTCCACGGTCGCAGCGTGATCGATGCCCGGGGCCCGGTGTTGGATGACACGCCCCGGGCGGCCACCGGCTATCAGAAGTTTGTGGGTCTGGAATTGCGGCTGGGCGCGCCGGGTCGGGCCCGGGTGCCGATCCTGATGGATGCCTGCGTACCCCAGGAAGACGGCTTCCGCTTTTTCTACGTTCTCCCCTATGGGCCCGACCGCGTACTGATCGAGGATACGCGCTTTTCCGATAATCCGGACCTGGACGTGGCGGCGCTTGAAGCGAGCGTGCTGGCCTATGCCGCCGAGCGTCGCTACGACGTGAAGTCGATAATCCGCAAGGAGTCGGGCGTACTGCCCATGCCCTGGACGGCGCGCACGGACTGGCCCAACGCCATGCCGATGGTCGCGGGTTACGGTGGCGGTTTTATTCACCCGGCCACCGGCTACTCTTTCCCGGTGGCGTTGCGCGTGGCGCTCCATGTGGCCAACGCGGCGCCGGGCAATCCCCTGGGCCCGGCGTGGGCGGACCTCCTCACGGGGCACCAGCGGCAATACCGCTTCGCCGCGTTTCTCAACCGGCTGCTCTTCACGGCCTACGAACCGCAGGACCGTTTTCATATCTTCAAGCGCTTCTATCATCAGCCCGAAGAGACCATCGCCCGCTTCTACCGGCTGTCCCTGGAGCGCGCCGATATGGCCCGCATGTTCACGGGGCGACCGCCCAAAGGATTCTCCGTCAAACGCATGGTAAAAGGAGCTCTTCATCGATGA
- a CDS encoding MerR family transcriptional regulator: MTYEEPRHPINFVAHRTGLSTHVIRVWERRYSAIQPQRTDTNRRLYSDADVDRLKLLNQVKAQGQSIRLIAQLPNQELKKMLTQVDGDKLAASPALDTRRAGDQDQVAALMSTCKDAVLNMNEEVLARTLLDASVQLPLLTLLDDLVGPLMSWVGARWHDGSIRVAHEHMATAAIRSFLGRMKQIRRAGVGAPCIVISTPAGQDHEIGALMAATIAANEGWRDLYLGPNLPAQEIALAAMEANAVAVAVSIVAPGNNPSVIHEFHTLRHVLQERIPMLAGGGGIVQNRHHYELDGVYCVDNLAQFRDRLVALNR; encoded by the coding sequence ATGACTTACGAAGAACCCCGACATCCGATCAACTTTGTGGCCCATCGCACGGGCCTGTCCACCCATGTCATCCGCGTGTGGGAACGGCGTTATTCCGCCATCCAGCCCCAGCGGACGGACACCAACCGTCGCCTGTACAGCGACGCGGATGTGGACCGGCTGAAACTCCTCAATCAGGTCAAGGCGCAGGGCCAGTCCATTCGGCTTATCGCCCAGCTCCCCAATCAGGAGCTGAAGAAAATGCTGACGCAGGTGGACGGCGACAAGCTCGCCGCCAGCCCGGCCCTGGACACGCGTCGGGCCGGCGATCAGGACCAGGTCGCCGCGCTGATGTCCACCTGCAAGGATGCTGTTCTGAATATGAACGAGGAGGTGCTCGCCCGGACGCTTCTGGACGCCAGCGTCCAGTTGCCCCTGCTGACCCTGCTGGATGATCTTGTGGGCCCCCTCATGAGCTGGGTGGGCGCGCGCTGGCATGACGGGTCAATACGCGTGGCCCATGAGCACATGGCCACCGCCGCCATACGCAGCTTCCTGGGCCGGATGAAGCAGATCCGCCGCGCGGGCGTGGGTGCGCCCTGCATCGTCATTTCCACCCCCGCCGGGCAGGACCACGAGATTGGCGCGCTGATGGCCGCCACCATCGCGGCCAATGAAGGCTGGCGCGACCTCTACCTGGGCCCCAATCTACCGGCCCAGGAGATCGCCCTGGCCGCCATGGAAGCCAATGCGGTCGCCGTCGCCGTCAGCATCGTGGCGCCGGGCAACAACCCTTCCGTAATCCACGAATTCCATACGCTGCGCCACGTGCTCCAGGAGCGCATACCCATGCTTGCGGGCGGCGGCGGCATCGTGCAGAACCGCCATCACTACGAGTTGGACGGCGTCTACTGCGTGGATAATCTGGCCCAGTTCCGCGACCGGCTGGTGGCGCTGAACCGCTAG
- a CDS encoding aspartate-semialdehyde dehydrogenase, which produces MNPKHVAVAGATGVVGQQMLRVLEDRNYPIASIKFLASARSVGRTLTFKGEEIPVEELTEQSFKGVDVALFSAGGGTSTHFAPFAAKDGCVVVDNSSAWRMDPEVPLVVPEVNAAAIKTHKGIIANPNCSTIQMVQVLQPIHAAAGIKRIVVSTYQAVSGAGSAALNEMMDQMASVMKGDAAACTIFPKPIAFNVIPQIPHKNAFGDNGYSSEEMKMVKETKKIMGDDSIMVTATTVRVPVHTGHSESVNVETAKKLTAAQARELVASAPNVIVMDDPTKDLFPTALDAAGKFETYVGRIREDISHPSAIDMWIVSDNLLKGAALNAVQIAELL; this is translated from the coding sequence ATGAATCCAAAACACGTTGCCGTTGCGGGCGCCACCGGCGTGGTGGGCCAGCAGATGCTGCGGGTCCTGGAAGACCGCAACTACCCCATCGCCTCCATCAAGTTTCTGGCCTCCGCCCGTTCGGTCGGCCGCACGCTCACGTTCAAGGGTGAGGAAATTCCGGTGGAAGAGCTGACCGAGCAGTCCTTCAAGGGCGTGGATGTGGCCCTCTTCAGTGCGGGCGGCGGGACGAGTACCCACTTTGCCCCGTTCGCGGCGAAAGATGGCTGCGTGGTGGTGGACAACTCCAGCGCCTGGCGTATGGACCCGGAAGTGCCCCTGGTGGTGCCGGAGGTGAACGCCGCCGCGATCAAGACGCACAAGGGCATCATCGCCAATCCCAACTGCTCCACCATCCAGATGGTCCAGGTGCTCCAGCCCATCCACGCGGCGGCCGGGATCAAGCGCATCGTGGTATCCACCTACCAGGCCGTCTCCGGCGCGGGCAGCGCCGCATTGAACGAGATGATGGACCAGATGGCTTCCGTGATGAAGGGCGATGCCGCCGCCTGCACGATTTTCCCCAAGCCCATCGCCTTTAACGTCATTCCCCAGATCCCCCACAAAAATGCTTTTGGCGACAATGGCTACAGTTCCGAAGAGATGAAGATGGTGAAGGAGACGAAGAAGATCATGGGTGACGACAGCATCATGGTTACCGCCACGACCGTGCGCGTCCCGGTGCATACCGGGCACAGCGAATCGGTCAACGTGGAAACCGCGAAGAAGCTCACAGCCGCCCAGGCCCGCGAACTGGTTGCCTCCGCCCCCAATGTCATCGTGATGGACGACCCCACGAAGGACCTGTTCCCCACGGCGCTCGACGCGGCGGGCAAGTTTGAAACCTATGTCGGCCGCATCCGCGAAGACATTTCGCACCCGTCCGCCATTGATATGTGGATCGTGTCGGACAATCTGCTGAAGGGCGCCGCCCTGAACGCCGTGCAGATCGCGGAACTGCTGTAA
- a CDS encoding phytoene/squalene synthase family protein: MAGANQSIFRETIQHHSKSFAFASALIPAGARHPVEVLYTWCRRADDAVDLARPEGREAALERLERELDQIYSEAPLDDALVQAMRLVVTRYAIPRDYPAELLQGMAMDARGTDYDDMETLLLYCYRVAGTVGLMMSHVLGVREPEALQHAVHLGIAMQLTNICRDVREDWENRRLYIPWSILSRHGGTALPGLRGQPLPVSLGFALARSVEELLQRADAYYASADIGMRSLSWRAALAVRAARYIYAEIGRVVRRSECDVFAGRAVVPKARKVTLAFKALGECAAEMPYRSLHRFVPAALGAPLRFPDDVLLLEKSDGSDRSDRSDRSV; this comes from the coding sequence GTGGCGGGGGCAAACCAGAGCATCTTCCGGGAAACGATTCAGCACCACAGCAAGAGCTTCGCCTTCGCCTCCGCGCTGATTCCCGCAGGGGCCCGCCACCCGGTGGAAGTCCTGTACACCTGGTGCCGCCGGGCCGACGACGCGGTCGATCTGGCGCGGCCCGAAGGGCGTGAGGCAGCGCTGGAAAGGCTCGAGCGCGAACTGGACCAGATATACAGCGAAGCGCCGTTGGATGATGCCCTTGTCCAGGCCATGCGGCTGGTGGTCACCCGCTACGCCATTCCACGGGACTACCCGGCGGAGCTGCTTCAGGGCATGGCCATGGACGCCCGAGGCACGGACTACGACGACATGGAAACCCTGCTGCTCTATTGCTACCGCGTGGCCGGGACGGTTGGTTTGATGATGAGCCACGTGCTCGGGGTGCGCGAGCCCGAAGCGCTGCAGCATGCGGTGCACCTGGGCATCGCCATGCAATTGACCAACATCTGCCGCGATGTCCGGGAAGACTGGGAGAACCGAAGACTGTACATTCCCTGGAGTATTCTCAGCCGCCACGGCGGCACGGCCCTGCCCGGGTTGCGGGGACAGCCCCTCCCCGTTTCCCTGGGATTCGCACTGGCCCGATCGGTGGAAGAACTGCTCCAGCGGGCTGACGCCTACTACGCCTCGGCCGATATCGGCATGCGGAGCCTTTCCTGGCGGGCGGCACTCGCCGTGCGGGCGGCGCGCTATATTTATGCCGAGATCGGCCGCGTGGTCCGGCGGAGCGAGTGCGATGTCTTTGCCGGTCGCGCGGTGGTGCCGAAAGCCCGCAAGGTGACGCTGGCGTTCAAGGCTCTCGGCGAGTGTGCGGCGGAGATGCCCTACCGCAGCCTGCATCGGTTTGTACCCGCGGCGCTGGGCGCGCCCCTTCGCTTTCCCGATGACGTGCTGTTGCTGGAGAAATCGGACGGATCAGACCGATCGGACCGATCGGACCGATCGGTGTGA